The following coding sequences are from one Gadus macrocephalus chromosome 3, ASM3116895v1 window:
- the LOC132454324 gene encoding E3 SUMO-protein ligase EGR2, producing MLNNMDLNSKDSFYTQFEKCNSSSISTEKDARKDSQKVFGGAERGTPAHFRHEGVPITLKTEPSNSEFAFNPCEGPKDTYSSPSSLTYSGSFYVEGCHTAPCNTETLLNMITEIVGISTLPMSEVQQGDGVRGGTYPSPSPMDTSQGNFEESGLKRQTYNCNSAPTPPLYPVDQTCPPPPPPPPPPAPVYAAGDQPAGQSQASATSQLGFGASEVPNLKDALEPKSEAASFPVVVKNEFESSCYEWGSFKQDYLETSFQTEIFPMSSDFPPEQHMDVKELLDTLPPIYPNPEMEFKVEGGTIKQEPCFSDTCSHSYPNSLYTYTGPSMGPSSNLKPSPFPGDLQSPLTQCDTLYTSPALPSTIDSILYSSLLPDSFAQSYSRPTKPPRARKSPAAASNGPAKEKPFTCPMENCDRRFSRSDELNRHIRIHTGHKPFQCRICLRSFSRSDHLTTHTRTHTGEKPFSCDVCGKRFARSDERKRHGRVHLKQKEKMELKPPVTSSTWPFTIPEGI from the exons ATGTTGAACAATATGGATTTGAATTCTAAAGATTCCTTCTACACGCAGTTTGAGAAATGCAACAGTTCTTCCATAAGCACGGAGAAAGACGCGCGGAAAGACAGCCAGAAGGTGTtcggaggggcagagagagggacacctGCCCACTTTCGCCATG AGGGAGTCCCCATCACCCTCAAAACCGAACCCTCCAACTCGGAATTTGCGTTCAACCCCTGCGAGGGGCCCAAAGACACCTACAGCAGCCCGTCCTCCCTCACATACTCCGGCAGCTTCTACGTGGAGGGCTGCCACACGGCGCCGTGCAACACGGAGACCCTGCTCAACATGATCACGGAGATCGTGGGCATATCCACGTTACCCATGTCCGAGGTGCAACAGGGAGACGGGGTACGGGGGGGCACCTACCCGTCTCCCTCGCCGATGGACACCAGCCAGGGAAATTTCGAGGAATCCGGACTCAAGAGGCAGACCTACAACTGTAACAGCGCTCCGACGCCCCCTCTGTACCCCGTGGACCAAACgtgcccaccaccaccgccgccaccgcccccaccagcccccGTGTATGCGGCCGGCGACCAGCCCGCCGGCCAGAGCCAAGCCTCGGCCACCTCCCAGCTCGGCTTCGGTGCCTCCGAGGTCCCGAACCTGAAGGACGCGCTGGAGCCAAAGTCCGAGGCCGCGTCCTTCCCCGTGGTGGTGAAGAACGAGTTCGAGAGCAGCTGCTACGAGTGGGGCTCATTCAAGCAGGACTACTTAGAAACGAGCTTCCAGACCGAGATCTTCCCGATGTCCAGCGATTTCCCGCCTGAACAGCATATGGATGTAAAGGAACTCTTGGACACACTTCCACCCATTTACCCTAACCCGGAGATGGAGTTTAAAGTTGAAGGGGGCACCATCAAGCAGGAGCCCTGCTTCTCCGACACATGCTCGCACAGCTACCCCAACTCTTTGTACACGTACACGGGCCCCAGCATGGGCCCCTCCTCGAACCTGAAGCCATCCCCTTTCCCGGGTGACCTGCAATCACCTTTGACCCAGTGCGACACTTTGTACACCTCGCCCGCCTTGCCGAGCACCATAGACTCCATCCTCTACTCTTCTCTACTGCCCGACTCCTTTGCACAGAGTTACAGCCGTCCGACGAAGCCCCCGCGGGCCCGGAAGAGTCCCGCCGCCGCGTCCAACGGCCCAGCCAAGGAGAAGCCGTTCACTTGCCCCATGGAGAACTGCGACCGGCGCTTCTCCCGCTCCGACGAGCTCAACCGACACATCCGCATCCACACGGGCCACAAGCCCTTCCAGTGCCGCATCTGTTTGCGCAGCTTCAGCCGCAGCGACCACTTGACCACCCACACCAGGACTCATACGGGCGAGAAGCCCTTCTCGTGCGACGTTTGCGGCAAGCGCTTCGCGCGCAGCGACGAGCGGAAGCGCCACGGACGCGTGCACCTGAAGCAGAAGGAGAAGATGGAGCTAAAGCCACCTGTAACCAGCAGCACGTGGCCTTTCACCATCCCCGAGGGGATCTGA